Proteins found in one Planococcus citri chromosome 2, ihPlaCitr1.1, whole genome shotgun sequence genomic segment:
- the Ero1L gene encoding ero1-like protein — translation MKWALYSTVVLATVFCTVKSFNQFITESQGNFLFQLEGKVDDSNSNIKDVDLFNNGKIYPRINSLVLKDYFRFYKVNLNRNCPFWKDGSHCAMRYCQVESCNEESVPAGLKIRRKTHHENENRSLKYLESSQEIDCDDHESSNNELGYLNTTISASNMEDFALWQAYDDAQDLYCTLPDEDGEAQYVDLQLNPERYTGYKGNHAHKVWRVIYKENCFRPENLFDAYVSSSKLNGMCIEKRTFYRAVSGLHTSINIHLSAKYLLSDKNSNLLASCGSGTWGPNIEELNQKFSPDFTNGQGPDWIRNLYFLYLVELRALAKASVYLEQEEYYTGNEKEDVETHTAVKNFLQIVKSFPHHFNESAMFSESFYGKSLKEEFRKHFRNISSIMDCVGCDKCKLWGKLQVQGLGTAFKILFSKKLDNLLAPANNNKFVPFSKKNFQLERSEIVALFNAFARLSTSIYELENFRNMMR, via the exons ATGAAGTGGGCTCTTTACTCGACCGTCGTACTTGCTACGGTGTTTTGTACGGTCAAAAGCTTCAATCAGTTTATCACCGAGTCCCAGGGGAACTTTCTATTCCAG TTGGAAGGTAAAGTGGACGACAGTAATTCCAACATTAAAGACGTCGATCTATTCAACAATGGTAAAATATATCCCAGAATCAACAGCCTCGTACTGAAAGATTACTTCAGGTTTTACAAG GTTAATTTGAACAGAAATTGTCCATTTTGGAAAGATGGAAGTCATTGCGCTATGCGTTATTGCCAAGTGGAGTCTTGTAACGAG GAATCGGTTCCGGCTGGTTTGAAAATACGACGGAAAACACatcacgaaaatgaaaataggtCTTTGAAG TATCTGGAATCTAGTCAAGAAATAGATTGCGATGATCATGAGTCATCGAATAATGAACTTGGTTATTTGAACACGACCATCAG CGCTTCAAATATGGAAGATTTTGCTCTATGGCAAGCTTACGACGATGCCCAAGATTTATATTGTACCCTACCCGATGAAGATGGCGAAGCTCAATATGTTGACTTGCAGTTAAACCCCGAACGTTACACAGGCTACAAGGGTAACCATGCTCATAAAGTTTGGAGAGTCATTTACAAAGAAAATTGTTTTAG accAGAGAACTTGTTTGATGCTTACGTAAGCTCGTCAAAATTGAATG GAATGTGCATAGAAAAGAGAACCTTCTATCGAGCTGTCTCTGGGTTACATACCAGCATTAATATTCATTTGAGCGCCAAGTATTTATTATCAG ATAAAAACAGCAACCTGCTGGCCTCCTGCGGATCCGGAACGTGGGGTCCGAATATCGAAGAActaaatcagaaattttctccCGATTTCACCAATGGCCAGGGCCCAGATTGGATtcgtaatttgtattttttgtacttAGTCGAACTACGAGCCCTAGCCAAAGCTTCCGTCTACCTGGAACAAGAAGAATATTACACTGGTAATGAAAAAGAAGACGTAGAAACACATACAGCTGTGAAGAACTTTTTACAGATAGTCAA ATCGTTCCCGCATCATTTCAACGAAAGCGCCATGTTCAGCGAAAGTTTCTATGGAAAGTCGTTGAAAGAAGAGTTTCGTAAACATTTTCGAAACATTTCATCGATTATGGATTGCGTCGGATGTGATAAATGTAAACTATGGGGTAAACTTCAG GTTCAAGGTCTAGGTACCGCTTTTAAAATCCTATTCTCTAAGAAGTTGGATAACCTGTTGGCTCCTGCGAACAACAATAAATTCGTCCCATTTAGTAAAaagaactttcaacttgaaagaaGCGAAATCGTCGCGTTGTTTAACGCATTCGCAAG ATTATCGACGAGTATCtacgaacttgaaaattttcgaaatatgatgAGGTAG
- the Las gene encoding lipoyl synthase, mitochondrial has protein sequence MLGRPLNNSVLQAGVAYSKKAIRNESTLSNKVKEKLANGPDLKHFIQASSEQESELSNDYNEYEGKLYRDKNDTERLRLPPWLKTKIPTGESFSSLKGQLRNLNLHTVCEEARCPNIGECWSGGKHGTSTATIMLLGDTCTRGCRFCSVKTSRKPPPPDPNEPKNTADAIVSWGINYIVLTSVDRDDLPDGGSAHFASTVQEIKKKNANILVECLVPDFQGNRACLETVANCGLDVLAHNVETVEHLTPYVRDRRANYRQTMEVLRTVKEINPDLVTKSSIMLGLGETDEQVHQTLIDLRQSGVDCVTLGQYMQPTKTHLKVIEYVTPAKFKHWEEIGLELGFLYVASGPLVRSSYRAGEFFISSIVKKMKKSS, from the exons AATAAAGTGAAAGAAAAACTTGCCAATGGTCCTGATCTAAAACATTTTATACAAGCATCCTCAGAACAAGAATCCGAACTATCGAATGATTACAACGAATACGAAGGAAAACTGTATCGCGATAAAAACGATACAGAACGTTTACGTTTACCACCTTGGTTGAAAACCAAAATTCCAACTGGAGAAAGTTTCTCCTCCTTGAAAGGCCAATTACGAAATCTCAATTTACATACAGTCTGCGAAGAAGCTAGATGCCCCAATATAGGCGAATGTTGGAGTGGAGGTAAACATGGAACGTCGACCGCTACGATCATG ttgttgGGTGACACTTGTACTCGCGGATGTAGGTTTTGTTCAGTAAAAACTTCTCGAAAACCACCACCGCCTGATCCGAACGAACCAAAAAATACCGCAGATGCGATTGTATCTTGGGGGATTAATTATATCGTTTTAACGTCCGTTGATCGAGATG ATTTACCCGATGGAGGATCTGCACATTTCGCTTCGACCgttcaagaaatcaaaaaaaa aaATGCAAATATTCTAGTCGAATGCCTGGTTCCTGATTTCCAAGGTAATCGAGCGTGTTTGGAGACTGTAGCTAATTGTGGCTTGGATGTACTAGCTCATAATGTTGAAACTGTCGAACATTTGACTCCTTATGTTAGAGATCGTAGAGCCAATTACAG ACAAACGATGGAAGTTTTACGGACTGTTAAAGAAATAAATCCCGATCTCGTTACCAAATCTTCAATCATGTTGGGATTGGGCGAAACTGATGAACAAGTCCACCAAACGTTAATCG ATTTACGTCAAAGTGGCGTAGATTGTGTAACATTAGGACAATACATGCAGCCAACGAAAACACATTTGAAAGTTATCGAATACGTGACACCTGCGAAATTCAAACACTGGGAAGAAATTGGATTAGAGCTAGGATTCCTGTACGTTGCCAGTGGTCCGTTAGTTCGCAGCTCATACAGAGCGggtgaatttttcatcagcagcattgtcaaaaaaatgaaaaaatcgagttga